A genomic stretch from Desulfotignum balticum DSM 7044 includes:
- a CDS encoding SLC13 family permease, protein MPADLLTFLSPGMTWNMLVVYGFLIGVILLFAFDLVRVDMVGLLVMVLLPLSGLVTPGQAISGLSSNAVVSIIAVMIIGHGLDKTGVMNQVAAQIIKLSGKSRNRMMTLVAGTVAVISSFMQNIGAAALFLPAVNRMCRQLNVPISQVLIPMGYAAVIGGCITLVGSSPLILLNDLAGSWWHANPELVAHQPYSPFSLFFVAPMGIALVVAALVYFIFLGRWVLPRSEPMADACNLLNHDLECTYGREVSKVFELAVPGNFFTRRLEELELRPKYHATVVCISKRNGRYRVTEPGRADVIEPFDVIGIVANEEHARNLADDLGWTLRSELNDLSGVLSMDNAGITEAIVTPRSELVGKTFHEYGFRKKLRVNPLALYRQNQLILENISEIKIQPGDAVLLHGEWEKLHLLKQKPILAFTEHLKGEILYPENALRALSCLVLALILALGFNIQLSISLLAGAVGMVLTRVMTLDQAYRSVDWMTVFLLAGLIPLGIAFENTGAAGFLATSLTHMLHDFLTPVTLFLLVGALTSAFTLFVSNIGATVLMIPLAMNMAVQCQADPRMAAMLVAIAASNTFILPTHQVNALIMRPGGYRVKDYVRAGTGMTLIFMAVVMIMFRAVYGMAA, encoded by the coding sequence ATGCCCGCTGATCTGCTGACGTTTCTTTCGCCCGGCATGACCTGGAACATGCTGGTCGTGTATGGATTTCTGATAGGTGTCATTCTCCTGTTCGCGTTTGACCTGGTGCGGGTGGACATGGTAGGGCTGCTGGTCATGGTACTGCTGCCCCTGTCCGGTCTTGTCACCCCGGGTCAAGCCATTTCCGGGCTCAGCTCCAATGCCGTGGTATCCATCATTGCCGTCATGATTATCGGCCACGGCCTGGACAAGACCGGGGTGATGAACCAGGTGGCCGCACAGATCATCAAGCTGTCGGGGAAAAGCCGGAACCGGATGATGACTCTGGTGGCCGGCACCGTGGCCGTGATCTCCAGTTTCATGCAGAATATCGGGGCCGCGGCCCTGTTTCTGCCGGCCGTGAACCGCATGTGCCGGCAGCTGAACGTGCCCATCTCCCAGGTGCTCATTCCCATGGGATATGCTGCGGTCATCGGGGGATGCATTACCCTGGTGGGTTCCAGTCCGTTGATCCTGCTCAATGACCTGGCCGGATCCTGGTGGCATGCCAACCCGGAGCTGGTGGCCCATCAGCCTTATTCCCCGTTTTCCCTGTTCTTTGTGGCCCCCATGGGCATCGCCCTGGTGGTGGCGGCCCTGGTGTATTTCATTTTTCTGGGGCGCTGGGTTTTACCCAGATCCGAACCCATGGCAGATGCCTGCAACCTGTTGAACCATGACCTGGAATGCACTTACGGCCGGGAGGTAAGCAAGGTGTTTGAACTGGCCGTGCCCGGCAATTTTTTCACCCGGCGCCTGGAGGAACTGGAACTGCGGCCGAAATACCATGCCACGGTGGTGTGCATTTCCAAGCGAAACGGCCGGTACCGGGTCACTGAACCCGGACGGGCCGATGTGATCGAACCCTTTGATGTGATAGGCATTGTGGCCAACGAAGAACACGCCCGGAACCTGGCAGATGACCTGGGGTGGACGTTGCGATCCGAACTCAACGACCTGTCCGGGGTGCTGTCCATGGACAATGCCGGCATCACCGAAGCCATTGTCACGCCGAGATCCGAACTGGTGGGAAAAACCTTTCACGAATACGGGTTTCGCAAAAAACTGCGGGTCAACCCTCTGGCTTTGTATCGTCAGAACCAGCTCATTCTGGAAAACATCTCTGAAATTAAAATCCAGCCCGGCGATGCCGTGCTCCTGCATGGGGAATGGGAAAAACTTCACCTGCTGAAGCAGAAACCCATCCTGGCATTTACCGAACATCTGAAAGGGGAAATTCTGTATCCGGAAAACGCGCTCAGGGCGCTGAGCTGCCTGGTTCTGGCCCTGATTCTGGCCCTGGGGTTCAATATCCAGCTGTCCATCTCCCTTTTGGCCGGGGCCGTGGGCATGGTGCTCACCCGGGTGATGACCCTGGACCAGGCTTACCGGAGTGTGGACTGGATGACGGTGTTTCTGCTGGCCGGGCTCATCCCCCTGGGCATTGCCTTTGAAAACACCGGAGCTGCCGGGTTTCTGGCCACCAGCCTGACCCATATGCTGCATGATTTTCTCACTCCCGTGACCTTGTTCCTGCTGGTAGGCGCTCTCACATCCGCCTTTACCCTGTTTGTGTCCAACATCGGGGCCACGGTGCTCATGATTCCTCTGGCCATGAACATGGCCGTGCAGTGCCAGGCGGATCCGAGAATGGCGGCCATGCTGGTGGCCATTGCCGCATCCAACACCTTTATCCTGCCCACCCATCAGGTCAACGCCCTGATCATGCGGCCCGGAGGCTACCGGGTCAAGGACTATGTCCGGGCCGGCACGGGCATGACTCTGATCTTCATGGCCGTGGTCATGATCATGTTCCGGGCCGTCTACGGCATGGCTGCCTGA
- a CDS encoding pyridoxamine 5'-phosphate oxidase family protein has product MKALKFYFENTKGTGVLATADSSGKVDAAIYSRPHFLEADQLAFIMRDRLTHQNLTSNPHATFLFIENGPGYKGKRLFLKKVKEEENPELVGKIKRRRYTDDKQEPRFLVYFTLEKQLPLIGDSTD; this is encoded by the coding sequence ATGAAAGCATTGAAATTTTATTTTGAAAATACCAAAGGCACGGGCGTTCTGGCTACTGCAGACAGCAGCGGCAAAGTGGATGCCGCCATCTATTCCCGTCCCCATTTTCTGGAAGCAGATCAACTGGCCTTTATCATGAGGGACCGGCTCACCCATCAGAACCTGACCTCCAACCCGCACGCCACATTTCTGTTCATTGAAAACGGTCCGGGCTACAAAGGCAAACGTCTGTTTCTCAAAAAGGTCAAAGAAGAGGAAAATCCGGAACTGGTGGGAAAAATAAAGCGCCGCAGATACACGGATGACAAACAGGAGCCCCGGTTTCTGGTGTACTTTACCCTGGAAAAACAACTGCCGTTGATCGGTGACAGCACAGACTAA
- a CDS encoding TetR/AcrR family transcriptional regulator: MMSARKTDTQQRQEQITQAALDLINDQGVSGLSIAGIARRVGIVPSALYRHFASKDAVLDAVLDLIQQRLLDNVAHVREQTQDPLQQLKRLFTRHIAMLNENRAIPHVVFSDAVYNGQPDRKAKVAQIITTYLKEVEFIIESGRQDGTLRKEVVPATSSVMFLGMIMPAVVLWNVSEGNFDMTAHINTAWPAYERSIAVQIPKEAS, from the coding sequence ATGATGTCCGCCCGGAAAACAGACACACAACAGCGCCAGGAACAGATCACCCAGGCCGCCCTTGACCTGATCAATGACCAGGGGGTTTCAGGGTTGAGCATTGCCGGCATTGCCCGGCGGGTGGGGATTGTACCCTCGGCGTTGTACCGGCATTTCGCCAGCAAGGATGCCGTGCTCGATGCCGTGCTGGACCTGATCCAACAACGCCTGCTGGACAATGTGGCCCATGTCCGGGAGCAGACTCAAGACCCGCTGCAACAGCTCAAGCGCCTTTTCACGCGCCATATTGCCATGCTCAACGAAAACCGGGCCATCCCCCATGTGGTGTTTTCCGATGCCGTATACAACGGACAGCCCGACCGAAAGGCCAAAGTCGCACAGATTATCACCACCTATCTCAAAGAGGTTGAATTCATCATAGAATCCGGCCGCCAGGACGGCACCCTCCGCAAAGAGGTGGTCCCTGCCACGTCGTCAGTCATGTTTTTGGGCATGATCATGCCGGCGGTGGTTCTATGGAATGTGTCAGAAGGAAACTTTGATATGACCGCCCACATCAACACGGCCTGGCCGGCATATGAACGAAGCATTGCCGTGCAGATCCCGAAAGAGGCATCATGA
- a CDS encoding efflux RND transporter periplasmic adaptor subunit: protein MKQIIYRLGKVLLVLLPVAAALGITIYLVTHKPGPSQKPATEAVQTLRVIPAPVVDLIPRAEGYGVAEPVRVWEAVSEVRGRVITTHPNLQTGQLIKKDSLLVHIDPTEYRLTKARLEAAIAETRAKIAELDQNEANTRQMVAIETQSLALSQKMLERKQQVVSRNAVSRDEVDREEKNFLAQKQALQHLKNTLALIPSQRKALGAALDLNQASLKQAQIDLEKTQIHAPFDCRLADVNIEPDQFVGAGQALFKAHGIDATQINARFRMETLRHLLGTQFETQLLGPGMDTDIFRQLFGNITAKVTLQNTDWSVTWEARVDRLKESVASGTREIQVMAVVDRSYEDAIPGQRPPLMPGMFCHVALTAPPRPGQVVLPRTAVHDRAVYLVGTDNRLEKKPVTVGFAQSEFVIIASGLSGKERVVVSDPAFAIVGMKVQPVMDEALLERLKHLARAKGITP from the coding sequence ATGAAACAGATCATTTACAGACTGGGAAAAGTGCTGCTGGTCCTGTTGCCCGTGGCCGCCGCATTGGGGATAACGATTTATCTGGTGACCCACAAACCGGGTCCGTCGCAAAAACCGGCCACAGAAGCGGTCCAGACCCTGCGGGTGATTCCGGCCCCCGTGGTGGACCTGATACCCCGGGCCGAAGGGTACGGGGTGGCGGAACCCGTGCGGGTATGGGAGGCGGTATCTGAAGTCAGAGGCCGTGTGATCACCACCCACCCGAACCTTCAGACCGGGCAGTTGATCAAAAAAGACAGCCTGCTGGTACACATCGATCCCACGGAATACCGCCTGACAAAGGCCCGCCTGGAAGCGGCCATTGCGGAAACCCGGGCAAAAATCGCAGAACTGGATCAGAATGAAGCCAATACCCGGCAGATGGTGGCCATTGAAACCCAGTCTCTGGCCCTGTCCCAAAAAATGCTGGAACGAAAACAGCAGGTAGTCTCTCGCAATGCCGTATCCAGAGATGAGGTGGACCGGGAAGAAAAAAATTTTCTGGCCCAGAAACAGGCATTGCAGCACCTCAAAAACACCCTGGCCCTGATCCCTTCCCAGCGAAAGGCCCTGGGTGCGGCCCTGGATCTGAACCAGGCCAGCCTTAAACAGGCACAGATCGATCTGGAAAAAACACAGATCCATGCCCCGTTTGACTGCCGTCTGGCGGATGTGAATATCGAACCCGACCAGTTTGTGGGAGCGGGCCAGGCCCTTTTCAAGGCCCATGGCATCGATGCCACCCAGATCAATGCCCGGTTCCGCATGGAAACCCTGCGGCATCTGCTGGGAACCCAGTTTGAAACACAGCTTTTGGGTCCGGGAATGGACACAGACATCTTCCGGCAGTTGTTTGGCAACATCACCGCCAAGGTCACCCTGCAGAACACGGACTGGTCTGTCACGTGGGAGGCCCGGGTCGACCGGCTCAAAGAATCAGTGGCCTCCGGCACCCGGGAAATCCAGGTGATGGCCGTGGTGGACCGGTCCTATGAGGATGCGATCCCGGGGCAACGTCCGCCCCTGATGCCGGGCATGTTCTGCCATGTGGCACTGACGGCACCGCCCCGGCCCGGACAGGTGGTGCTGCCCCGGACGGCAGTCCATGACAGGGCCGTGTATCTGGTGGGCACGGACAACCGGCTGGAAAAAAAACCAGTGACCGTGGGGTTTGCCCAGTCCGAATTTGTCATCATTGCATCCGGCCTGTCCGGCAAAGAACGGGTGGTGGTGTCGGATCCCGCATTTGCCATTGTCGGCATGAAAGTGCAGCCCGTCATGGATGAAGCATTGCTGGAACGTCTGAAACACCTGGCCCGGGCAAAAGGCATCACACCATGA
- a CDS encoding efflux RND transporter permease subunit — MIRFFADHPTGANLLMLAFLIAGFLSLPHILKETQPDFAPTEVEIRIKYPGATAGEVEEVICQRVENAIDGINYVKEIRADAREGFAAIVVEMASVGDIQTFIREIDTQINAIDDFPKEVELPVIQELGRTDPVLSVLVSGPMDLPDLKAYCEDVKDRLQEAGVALVTIQGFSDHQLRISLSDAALRKTGLTAARVAEQISAKNKDIPLGLLETRERDILLRLVDQRRTVASLENLVIFATPEGGEIRLKDIATVTDLFEFPEEKIMMNGQPQALLAIEKSKTQDAVQVAQKATAFISEERDRFPQVTLTLTQDHTQILTDRLNMLVKNGIQGILLVFAFMWLFFNIRISLWVVMGLPVSFLGAFILVPHLGLSINMFTMVGMLMAIGLLMDDAIVLAENIMAHRQTGKPPLTAAVDGVREVGAGVISSFITTICILGPLAFIGGQIGRVLKVVPMMLILVLAISLIEAFWILPRHLNHAMHQFDLNQPNRFRKGFDRFFDWVRTRVLGRAIRVLLIWRYLVVTVVMGLLILSVGMVASGKIKFQGFPELEGNLVTAQLLMPQGTPLPVTENTVARILDALSRTNAHFSSAQPGGRDLVENTYVQFNVNTEAFENGPHVATIFVDLLTAEKRSGTIDAYLAEWRRQIGDLPDVVSLTLSEPGFGPGGRPIEIRLRGKDLDRLKQAATDLKTWFNQFDGVVNLADDLRPGKPELRMKIKPGAHGMGLDAAEVGRQLRAAFQGIAADEIQVGPEAYEIDVQLADMDKNSLQHLEDFHLIRPDGTRIPLPAVMTWEMDRDWARIARFNGMRAVTLRGDVDTRLANTKELMARFNNTYEPELTKTYPDIRLTIAGSLEETTYAQKSMFRSMMIGFIGIFILLSFQFRTFTEPVIVMLAIPFSLIGVIWGHGLMGVPISMPSLLGFIALGGIVVNDSILLVLFLKNAREQGKSIYEAAARASQDRFRAVLLTSFTTIAGLLPLLLEKSLQAQILVPLVISTSFGLMASTTMVLLVIPCMYMILGDLGIVENISVNPDARHNGKTHPPEQKNHSHI, encoded by the coding sequence ATGATCCGCTTTTTTGCCGACCATCCCACCGGGGCCAATCTGCTGATGCTGGCTTTTCTCATTGCCGGATTTTTGAGCCTGCCCCATATCCTGAAAGAAACCCAGCCGGATTTTGCCCCCACGGAAGTGGAGATCCGCATCAAATACCCCGGGGCCACGGCCGGAGAAGTGGAAGAGGTGATCTGCCAGCGGGTGGAAAACGCCATTGACGGCATCAATTATGTCAAAGAGATCCGGGCCGATGCCAGGGAAGGCTTTGCAGCCATTGTGGTTGAAATGGCTTCTGTCGGCGATATTCAGACATTTATCCGGGAAATCGATACCCAGATCAATGCCATTGATGATTTCCCCAAAGAAGTGGAACTGCCGGTGATACAGGAGCTGGGCCGAACCGATCCCGTGCTGTCCGTGCTGGTGTCCGGCCCCATGGACCTGCCGGATCTCAAAGCCTATTGTGAAGATGTCAAAGACCGGCTCCAGGAAGCCGGTGTGGCCCTGGTGACCATCCAGGGGTTTTCCGATCACCAGCTGCGGATATCATTGTCTGATGCCGCCTTGCGAAAAACCGGGCTGACCGCGGCCCGGGTGGCGGAACAGATCTCAGCCAAAAACAAAGATATCCCGCTGGGCCTGCTGGAAACCCGGGAAAGGGATATCCTGCTCAGGCTGGTGGACCAGCGCCGCACCGTGGCATCTTTGGAGAACCTGGTGATTTTCGCCACCCCTGAAGGCGGCGAAATCCGCCTCAAGGATATCGCCACAGTAACGGACCTGTTTGAGTTTCCTGAAGAAAAAATCATGATGAACGGGCAGCCCCAGGCCCTTCTGGCCATAGAAAAATCCAAGACCCAGGATGCCGTTCAGGTGGCCCAAAAAGCCACGGCGTTTATATCTGAAGAGCGGGACCGGTTTCCCCAGGTCACCCTCACCCTTACCCAGGACCACACACAGATTCTCACAGACCGCCTGAACATGCTGGTGAAAAACGGGATCCAGGGGATTTTGCTGGTGTTTGCCTTTATGTGGCTGTTCTTCAACATCCGGATCTCGTTGTGGGTGGTGATGGGACTGCCGGTTTCCTTTCTCGGGGCGTTTATCCTGGTGCCGCACCTGGGATTGAGCATCAACATGTTCACCATGGTGGGCATGCTCATGGCCATCGGCCTGCTCATGGATGATGCCATTGTGCTGGCGGAAAACATCATGGCCCACCGCCAGACCGGCAAGCCCCCCCTGACCGCGGCCGTGGACGGGGTCAGGGAAGTGGGTGCCGGGGTGATCTCTTCTTTTATCACCACCATCTGTATCCTGGGTCCTCTGGCCTTTATCGGAGGCCAGATCGGCCGGGTTCTCAAGGTGGTGCCCATGATGCTGATCCTGGTGCTGGCCATCAGCCTCATTGAAGCGTTCTGGATTCTTCCCCGGCACCTGAACCATGCCATGCATCAGTTTGACCTGAATCAGCCCAACCGGTTCCGCAAAGGATTTGACCGGTTTTTTGACTGGGTGCGCACCCGGGTGCTGGGACGGGCCATCCGGGTGCTGCTCATCTGGCGGTATCTGGTAGTCACCGTGGTGATGGGTCTGCTGATTCTGTCCGTGGGCATGGTGGCATCCGGAAAAATCAAGTTCCAGGGATTTCCCGAACTGGAAGGGAATCTGGTCACGGCCCAGTTGCTGATGCCCCAGGGAACCCCGCTGCCCGTCACGGAAAACACGGTGGCCCGGATCCTGGATGCCCTGTCCCGTACCAACGCACATTTTTCTTCTGCCCAGCCCGGCGGCCGGGATCTGGTGGAAAACACCTATGTCCAGTTCAACGTCAATACGGAGGCCTTTGAAAACGGTCCCCACGTGGCCACCATTTTTGTGGACCTGCTCACGGCGGAAAAACGGTCCGGCACCATTGACGCGTACCTGGCGGAATGGCGCAGACAGATCGGTGATCTGCCGGACGTGGTCAGTCTGACCTTAAGCGAACCCGGATTCGGCCCGGGCGGACGGCCCATTGAGATCCGCCTGCGGGGCAAGGATCTGGACCGGCTGAAACAGGCGGCAACCGATCTGAAAACCTGGTTCAACCAGTTTGACGGGGTGGTGAACCTGGCCGATGACCTGCGGCCGGGAAAACCCGAGCTGCGCATGAAAATCAAGCCCGGGGCCCACGGCATGGGGTTGGATGCGGCCGAGGTGGGCCGTCAGCTGCGGGCCGCATTCCAGGGCATTGCCGCCGATGAAATCCAGGTGGGACCTGAAGCCTATGAAATCGATGTCCAGCTGGCGGACATGGACAAAAACAGCCTGCAGCATTTGGAAGATTTTCACCTGATCCGTCCGGACGGCACAAGGATCCCCCTGCCTGCCGTGATGACCTGGGAAATGGACCGGGACTGGGCCAGGATCGCCCGGTTCAACGGCATGCGGGCCGTGACCCTGCGAGGGGATGTGGATACGCGCCTGGCCAACACCAAAGAACTCATGGCCCGGTTCAACAACACCTATGAACCGGAATTGACTAAAACATATCCGGATATCCGGCTGACCATTGCCGGGTCTCTGGAAGAAACCACCTATGCCCAGAAATCGATGTTCCGCTCCATGATGATCGGGTTTATCGGCATTTTTATTCTGTTGAGTTTTCAGTTCAGAACCTTTACCGAACCGGTCATCGTGATGCTGGCCATCCCGTTTTCTTTAATCGGGGTGATCTGGGGCCACGGCCTGATGGGCGTGCCCATTTCCATGCCCAGCCTGCTGGGATTCATTGCGTTGGGGGGCATTGTGGTCAATGACTCCATATTGCTGGTGCTGTTTTTAAAAAATGCCAGAGAACAGGGCAAATCCATTTATGAGGCTGCGGCCCGGGCCAGCCAGGACCGGTTCCGGGCGGTGCTGCTCACTTCTTTCACCACCATCGCCGGACTTTTGCCTCTGCTGCTTGAAAAAAGTCTTCAGGCCCAGATCCTGGTGCCGCTGGTCATCAGCACCTCATTCGGCCTGATGGCCAGCACCACCATGGTGCTGCTGGTCATTCCGTGCATGTATATGATTCTGGGCGATCTGGGCATCGTGGAAAACATCTCTGTGAATCCGGATGCCCGGCATAATGGAAAGACCCATCCACCGGAACAAAAAAACCATTCACATATCTAA
- a CDS encoding CBS domain-containing protein yields MKLSAFNECRQTITDEDIVGAMKKIPGYLDITPSDFMEIYGVAYDHALHRLKHAITAEQIMTSQVVTVAQTAPLADVVRLLADHDISGMPVIQPDHTLAGVISEKDFLSKMGGGGSPSFMHVILQCLEKKGCIAADIKKLTAREIMSSPAVTISGTTPLFEVADIMDRHNINRVPVINDAGRLAGIVARSDLIQTMC; encoded by the coding sequence ATGAAACTCAGTGCGTTCAATGAATGCCGGCAGACCATTACTGACGAGGACATTGTCGGGGCCATGAAAAAAATCCCCGGATACCTGGACATCACCCCGTCCGATTTCATGGAGATCTACGGGGTGGCCTACGACCATGCCCTGCACCGGCTGAAACATGCCATCACCGCGGAACAGATCATGACAAGCCAGGTGGTAACGGTTGCGCAAACCGCACCGCTTGCCGATGTGGTCCGGCTCCTGGCCGACCATGACATCTCCGGAATGCCCGTGATCCAGCCGGACCACACCCTTGCCGGGGTCATCTCTGAAAAGGATTTTCTGTCAAAAATGGGAGGGGGCGGATCTCCTTCCTTCATGCATGTGATCCTGCAATGCCTGGAAAAAAAAGGCTGCATTGCTGCGGATATCAAAAAACTGACCGCCAGAGAGATCATGTCTTCCCCTGCCGTCACCATCTCCGGCACCACCCCGCTGTTTGAAGTGGCAGATATCATGGACCGCCACAACATCAACCGGGTCCCGGTCATTAATGACGCCGGACGGCTGGCAGGGATCGTTGCCAGATCCGATCTGATCCAGACCATGTGTTAA
- a CDS encoding HPP family protein: protein MSAFFQKMKGGSQSPPGVGFSEIAWSWLGAFLGIIPVALLHYHFFSDGDLVFLIGSFGASAVLIYGAVRSPLAQPRNLVGGHVISAVIGVAAWQMLGSAPWLAAAFAVATAIAAMHATKTLHPPGGATALIAVIGSEKIHRLGFLYVFFPVLTGVIIMLIVALVVNNIAESRKYPEFWW, encoded by the coding sequence GTGTCGGCATTTTTCCAAAAAATGAAAGGAGGCAGCCAGAGCCCGCCGGGTGTGGGATTTTCTGAAATTGCATGGTCCTGGCTCGGGGCGTTTCTGGGGATCATACCCGTGGCTTTGCTGCATTACCATTTTTTTTCTGACGGAGATCTGGTGTTTCTCATCGGGTCTTTCGGGGCCTCGGCCGTATTGATCTACGGGGCCGTGAGAAGCCCGCTTGCCCAGCCCCGAAACCTGGTGGGAGGGCATGTGATCTCCGCCGTCATCGGGGTGGCGGCCTGGCAGATGCTGGGATCCGCTCCCTGGCTGGCCGCCGCCTTTGCCGTGGCCACGGCCATTGCCGCCATGCACGCCACCAAAACCCTGCACCCGCCGGGCGGGGCCACGGCCCTGATTGCCGTGATCGGCAGTGAAAAAATTCACCGTTTAGGTTTTTTATATGTGTTTTTTCCCGTGCTCACAGGCGTTATCATCATGCTGATCGTGGCACTGGTTGTCAACAACATTGCCGAATCCAGAAAATATCCGGAGTTCTGGTGGTAA